The window aattatttaaatataggcTTCACAAGATACAACAGAAGTTAACAGAGTTAAATCACTTATAATGTTATTTCGAAATTGTTGTTTTTGCCTATTTGTAGTGTTATGAAAATAAACcaagatacattttttatatacagcTAATTTTACGTATAATTGTATTTTTCACTCTAAGATGAATGATTCTGTTTTAACACTCAGCAAATAACATAAACGTGCATTAACGAAGTTTAGATACATAAAAGGCAGACTAGACCATCGGTGAAACCTGTTCATTATCTTCAGACTCACCAATAAAACCGGATAGCGAGAGTAACGACCGACGAACGAAGGCAGTAAAACTGTTTTACCTTCACTTCAGCTTTAAAGAAAGCACAGAAACATCTTAGCCTACGAACGAGCAGTTCTTGTAAGTTATTCGAGTTTTAGCAAATTTGAATAAGAGCTGGAAAAGGACAAGGAAAAAAACAAGATTTAAGGCGGAGCAAGATTGTCATAACATTCCTACTAATCTTATAGTCTCCTACACATATGTGGTAAGGTGTATTTTCAGGTAGAAGAAAAATAACTCCCAACTTTCAAGTCCAACCTAGTCCAAGGTAAGGACGTGTTTAAAGTTACAGAACATAccattgttttatgtattattttaagtgtTCTCTCTGTACGTTTTAAGTAGTTCAAATTATAGTGTTGGTTAAATGAACCAAAAATATACGTTACagattaaacaatataaataagttGAGAAGATTTGTCATAAATAAGTGATCAgcatttatgtttaaatatgaaTAGTGTTTAATGCTGTGAATGTAACTTTTTAGTGTAATAGTTTCATCGtgcctattataaaaataaatcttacttactgtaaaagctgtaactcgTAATAAAACGTATTTATAGCGtagtttaacaatatattatatatttaatagttgTTTTGTTATGAGAGATCAAAGagtatttactgttataaatataacaatatctatactgaaattaaatttgaaattgtaCGTATGTTTACAAGCTTAACAATATTGACATTATAAATGAAATTGCGTTTATGacataaatttaatattctttaaaataaaaattaaaacagaataataGCAGAGCCTCGTTAGCAGATGTAACCATTGATACAACCGTAAAAACAAAAAGTTGGAATGTGAATATCTATCTCACTTAGAAAGAAATAAAGATCGTTTTATAACGTAAAAAGTGTTAGTCctataaaataaatggcatttatattagcttataaacagtgttaaTCCTTTAAATTAAATAATCGATGATATTAACAACGTTTTGTGAgaattttgtttagaaataaacgttGGACAAAATAACGTTTTCACGATAATAACAGATATGTCTTCAGTGcatgacatattttaataaatgtgatACTGGTCATTTTAGTGTCTAGAAAATGacaaagtaaatagttttaatgaaaacacTTGGAGACTTGAAGGTTGAATTTACTGTTTATTCGTTTTCAGTTTCTCTTAaactttttcttattatttttcattgctaCTTATTGTTGGTCTTAGTAATGCACAatgaacagtttttttgtttgtttttttaacgaaAGAATGTTGCTTAGAAGTGTGATTACCCAAACACGTATCTCACCTCCAGAACGAGTCTCTCCAATGAGGTCGTTATTAATTCAATGGCATCTGCTTCTATTCTACTGGCTACAAAGCAACCAATTTCGGGACATCAGTAAGTTTAAACAGTGTTCATACTGTTTTGCTGTTAGATAATACCCGTTTTTTTTAACCTTCTTCATAGTTTCCTAATAATGAATAACTTTACTAGCTTACAATTTATCACAGTAATGTTTAGCAAAAACATTTCATTGcattctattttaaaaataaatttaagtattatgtttatttgtttctaattttttaaaggaaaccatgctatttaactgaaacaattattttatattaaaataacaaccaAAATTCAGTGATGAAATATCATTAAATATCCGATTTCAggtcatataaataaaaaaacaaaaaactagttTATATCAATAAATTGATCCTCATGATAGAAATAAATGAATGCTATTGGTCAGTTCTTTGACACCTCTTTATAGAAAGAATCTATATTCTACTGCtttcatattgttttttacaCTTAACAATGCTGAGGTAACTGAGTGGGAcgttgtttatctttgttttcgTTCTTTTTAGAATTATAGCTCGAACTTGTAGCGTTCTACAACTTTCTATAACCGTTTTATATACGAACTACTTCATTCTAAATTTTACACCTGAACAATATCAGTAACTCATCATTTTgcaaaaatttaagttttataatgcTGCGAACACTAAAAAGTTTTATCATTTCTCTCTGAGCTACGAATGTAAAGCGTTGTCTTCAATTTTATCGcaaaagtttgttttggaatttcgcacaaagctactcgagggctatctgtgctagccgtccctaattttgcagtgtaagactagagggaaggcagctagtcatcaccacccaccgccaactcttgggctactcttttaccaacgaatagtgggattgaccatcacattatacgcccccacggctggaagggcgagcatgttttgcgcgacgcgggcacgaacccgcaaccctcggactacgagtcgcacaccttacgcgcttggccatgccgggcctatcgcAAAAGAGAttgattattttaagttatttgctATGAAGGACATAAACTGCCAATTAGCGATCCAAACTGGTTTATTACCCAATATTCTTGCCACCTGAAATATGTTTCTTAATTACTAGGTGAGTTTACTTTATTGTACAGAAACCATGTATGAGGAAATGCGAATAAAACTCCTgcgaaaaataaagttttaaagcgTATGACAGTTGCTGCCACTAGATGGCTGTGCTAGCTTACATTATCGTTTCTAcacttttatacatttatttctttcAAACAGAGTCCCGATTTCGATGATCCAATACGAAACACAAGAACAAAATCGTTATGCTGTTCGCGaccatgtttcattttttatgactaaaatattatcatatttaaagCGGTTAAATTAACTTCTTAAATAATAACCTTTTCTAACTGTTAAAATGATTAAGTAGAAAATATGAGCTTTCATATCGagttaaaatattatcttaagaacatatcttaaaattaataaaaagtagaCATAAGATATttcttaaaaagtaattatatttaaatcatctATGTGATATATTGACAAGAGTGTTTCATAAAATTCATAACTTGTCTTTTATTATTATCTCTAGGTGTTTAAACACCTTGGCTTTTTTGCCAGTTCAGTACTGCCTCATCAATAACATTTTAGAAGTCAATTTATGTTTGTCTCCTCCTCGATAtttcaaaaaagtatttttaaaatcccGGTCAACGTGAAACCTACCCTTGAGGCTGCCATGCgcactgtttaaaaaaaaaaagtaccaaaACTAACCAGGAAATGTTCACAATATGTACGAAATGCTACAAAAAAGCGAGAGAAACTTTCAGAATTTAAAAATCCTTTCTGGTCATGAAAGAAATTAACGACAACAATTACCTACCTCTCGACTTCTCAGAAGATCAAAGAAAAGGTTTGAAGTGCTTTGATGTTagcaaatattagttattttagttCCAGAAATGTTATTAATAGATTTCAATGGgtaattaataagaataaacatgtttcttgttttttctggCATGTATTCGATCTAATTGTTCAAATCTTGTAATGAAACACTATCTACGTCATACATTCCACTCCATTTGGATTTTGAAGCAATCCATTCAACATTTCTGGACCAGGTGGATACACTAACTTTAGAACTCTATTACAAGACAACATACTTGTAAAGCTCTCAGTCGTGTTTTCTCAGACTCAACTAGTCTTTCTATTTTGATACCattcttttgaaaataattgaCTGAGACCTGCTTAGTGTTTAAGATCGCATAAATTTTCTTCAACTTGTCAAAACTGGCCGATTCCATAATTGGAGGATTAGAGTACGATTCATCATCTGAGCTGCCACTGATCAATCGGTGACCCTTTTTCTATTAGCTTCCATAAACGCTGATTTTTTGGTCATTCTTTCCTTTTTACTGGCTTTGGATCTTTTTTACTCCACGCCTACTTTAGGGGATAACACGACTATGTTTTGTTCAACATACTGCTGGAGGATCACGTTGCAAACAAATTTCACAGTTCTTACAGCTGCGTTTCAATTTGTATTCACATATTCACATGGTCATGGCCTTCTTTAAGACGGTAGTCTTAAAcggtttttatgatatttatccgcgcaaaaaaatattctaaaattatatttatttttagcgAAAAACTAATTTTGTGTAGGTTTCTGACTGACTGGGATCTTAAAAATTGTGTTTAAGAAAGAAGTGCTGATTGCATGGTACCTCCggaattatataataaaaacaataatttatagcCTTTCGTCAGTGTTAGCAATACACAATTTGAAACATCCTTCTATTCCactatttatgtatttgtattttatacaggTGCCACATCTGAAGGAAATCAACAATCCAAATACTACGTGGTAAATGAAACGGGTGAGCTTTAAAAACATCGTTGTTAGTGAAAGTTGTGTTTTAACTCTTTAGTGATTCAATGAAAGTGATAAggtattaatacattattttgttagTAAAACCCTTGAATCCGTAAATCGTTTAGTCCTTATTTGGACTTGTAAGTTTTTTAAGATAGATTTTTATACAAAgatttttcaaacataaagaTAATAAATAGTCCTTTAAATCTACAAAAATGTGGTGTCAGATAATATGATGGAATGAATTACGTTTTGATATTTCAGCTTGTATTGTGGATGATTTAGTCTATCAAAAAGGAGATACAATACCCACAGGGCGAGAATGCGAGTCGTGCAAGTGTATGCCGCCAGGGTTCGCATGTAAGTGGGAACGCTGCCAACATAAACTTGGTTGCAGAGCAATCCGACAAGAGAATGATTGTTGTCCAAAGTATCACTGTGGTAAGTAGAAGGAACCTTCAACCACAAAATATGTTTCACTCACTGTAAGTAATGCACAGcattttgaacattaaacatACACAAAACTACAATAGATAACACAAACTATTACAAGTAcggtacaaaaattaaaaactgtggtCTGTAGCCTATAACACGATAAACACCAAACATGCAGTAAACTATGGTAAATAACGCGCAATACTTTAAACACAGTATAAGTTATAAATTGTGATCGATAACGataacaagttaaatataaaacattagttaATCTGCTGGACTAACGAAAGTGGTCAAACTAATACTAAAATGGCATTAAACATTTCATAGAGACATTGTCCACAACTCTTTCGTCTACTCTTACAGTGATGTATGGTAATATGTTCTTCGTGTTGAAAGTGAGAGTTACGTCATTAAATCCTATGATTTTTGcgaactttaatttttaaaagttcaaaatataaaactCCAAAAACTGCAACTTTATTCACTCTCCTCTCCAGGTTTTAATCCTGATAATCAGATATTTAATCTGAATAATCTTCATTTTCACGATATTCGTAAGCAAGCTCTAATCAAAGGCTTTAGTTTTAACATTCTAGCTATCAAACTAAACTATGctcaaaacctttggaaccaacgctgaactatACGCTCAGTAATAGATCCATGGCCAAATGCGTGGTtcatgttccgtgtagtttcagtagctttttgTCCGAGTTTGAAGTTGTAGAGGAAAATTAGACGAAACTTTTTCTTGTTCATACTGCACTGAGAGTTGCCAAACTTattctgagtagagttgaaacaacagacaattaagacaccttctaggcgacaaacgttggattaaaccaatcaACCGACgataatttattcaatatttagcTTCTAAATGCCACCTTGAGAATTTCGACATTTGTTTCTGGACAGCTTAATAGATTCCATCATCCTAAGTCTTTATTAAATGATGCTTAACTAAGTTTTTGTAACCACGAGCTAAACCTGCATTGCAACATTACATTGAAAAACTATATATTTCTGCAATTGCGTATCTTATCACCACTTGACAGTTAACTCGATGAATTGTTTTCGGTCGCTGTATATCTTTTATGTAAAGCTGCATccatatctttatatatattactaaatacCCGTTCAGCCTCActcaagttattttaatatcttttaatattctgtatacaaacattttgtttaagcGAATGACTAAACACTTTTATGTTGCTCAGTAAGTTAATCTCGTCACTTGGTGTAGGGACGTTGTGTACTGTCAACTGGATTAGCAGTGAAACGTGTTTTTTAGGTGACAAATTGAGGCTGATATTCTAGAACTACTAATGACATTCCCACGAGTTTCTAAATGtaactgttttgaaatgtttatcaTAGAAATTGCTTCTATGCCCATGACTTCGTTGGTTACAGGGTATCTTAACACATACGAGTTTTTCAACTAAATGTGGAACAAAAAATACCATCAATATTTCGTTTTAGTAATCATTCCTGGTGTAACTTACACATAAAAGGGTGGTTTCACCCATTTCTTCTTTGGAGCAGTTTTTTacattaagtgttgttgtttttgaattaagcataaagctacacaatggactatctgtgatctgcctctacgggtattgaaacccggtttttagcgttgtaagtccgcagacatactgctgagccgcTGGAGGGTACATTAAGTGTTGTAACTCGCGAAAACATGAATTCTTGATATGATAAAATACCAGTAGTTAACGGTACAAAAATAATTCTGTAATATGCGAGTTAAATAGATATTCGtctgtcttgtttttttttaatataagaaaatttaaatttacattatatattcaCTGACGTATTAACtggataataaacaaatatattaattaaagctATGGACCTGATGAAAGGTTCTGTTTCACCTTTTCAGGTTGTGAACACAACGGTTTGTTTTACAACGATGGAGATCGTATTGCTATCGACAAAAGTCCATGCTACAGATGTTACTGTAATGGTAGTTCTATTCACTGTTCGCTGATTAATTGTAACTTCCGTTTTGATTGTGAACCAAAGTATGTCGATGCCGAGTGCTGTCCTCGATACGATCACTGCTCCTCTGTTTGTAAGTATCCAACTGTGATCTCTGTTTGTAAGTATCCAACTGTGATCTCAGTTTGAAAGTATCCAACTGCTCCTCTGTTTGTAAGTATCCAACTGTGATCTCTGTTTGTAAGTATCCAACTGTGATCTCAGTTTGAAAGTATCCAACTGCTCCTCTGTTTGTAAGTATCCAACTGTGATCTCTGTTTGTAAGTATCCAACTGTGATCTCAGTTTGAAAGTATCCAACTGCTCCTCTGTTTGTAAGTATCCAACTGTGATCTCTGTTTGTAAGTATCCAACTGTGATCTCAGTTTGAAAGTATCCAACTGCTCCTCAGTTTGTAAGTATCCAACTGCTCCTCTGTTTGTAAGTATCCAACTGTGATCTCAGTTTGAAAGTATCCAACTGCTCCTCAGTTTGTAAGTATCCAACTGCTCCTCTGTTTGTAAGTATCCAACTGTGATCTCAGTTTGAAAGTATCCAACTGCTCCTCTGTTTGTAAGTATCCAACTGTGATCTCAGTTTGAAAGTATCCAACTGCTCCTCTGTTTGTAAGTATCCAACTGTGATCTCAGTTTGAAAGCCTGAAATCGTGTCGTAAGTTTGATATGTACAACTATTTCATGTATCCAGGACTAATGATCAACAAATTTATTACTAAATCAGAAGAAGAAGAACGGTTTGAACATTAAATAGCTATGATCGTATAATTGCTAACGTAGAAAATAAACATAGACATTtgatttatgaaacttttgcttTTAAAGTTTGGCTATGTGAAAGCAACAGAATAGCGCTACTTAGAgattggcccagcatggtcaggtggttaggacactcgactcgtaatctgagggtcgcgggctctcgaatccccatcacaccaaacatgctcgcgctttcagccatgaggtcgttataatacattcaatcccattattcgttggtaaaagagtagcccaagagttagcgggaggtggtgatgagtagttgccttccctctagttttacactgctaaattaggaacggctagcacagatggcactcgagtagctttgtgcgaaattcaaaacaaaaacaaaaaacttagaaGATTGTTCGTTTTCCAATTTCACGCATAGTTACACGAGGGCTGagttagccgtccttaacttagcagtgaatAACTGGAGAGAAGGTAGCTTGTAATCACTTTTGGTGGATAAGAATCCGAATctgcgattctcagattatgagtcaagtatTCTAGCCACTTGTCAATGGCTACTCAGAGAAGATAATCCAGATTTATTCATTAACGGGTTATGTGCAATGAAAGTAAACGTGAAAGATATAATCATCAaggttttgtaaaaaatatatatatatatatattagagaaaattaatagtgatagagttaagtaaacaaaatcaaaaggatgGACTGCGTTAATAACATCAAATCCAAACCTCTggctaattatattagtttgttatagccAAGAAtaagtcaaaacaaaaataaaaaggctgcactaattgaaagaaTCCCAGGGTGAGGATATTATATgatgaaatcaaatgtttgaacattatttatttgttcgcAATATTTTAGCTATTTTAAAATGAGTTGACTATTTCTTATTATCCAAAAATGGGTTATATAATCaaccaattttaaaatattaaaaaattttgaaaaaataaataatattcaacaatttgATTTCACCACACTGTACACcacaattccattaaaatatttaatctttgttttaaattcattaatagaacagttctgttatcCCTTTATAGAACTAGAAGAAAGAAAACTTagttccaaaaacataaaagatatattaaatttctcTATTTACAATAGTTATACATTTTTCAGtaaacaggtttttaaacaagtaataagagttccaatgggagctaactattgtacttgtataataaatctatatctttactattatgagAATATATTTACTGAATACTACACagatccagatatttttactttaacttatagatacatagatgatttaattagtataaataatcctgaaataaataatgttagttttaattaataaggatattgatgtaaatatttttgataaaaacaaatattttgcttttccaatttatggtttaccctcttttaatagtaatgtatcacactcttctgttataaacattataacttcgcaattattcagatattataaagtttgtgattaattacaatatttattagtactgttgaaatactgatacaaaaattaatagttaaaggatttaataaagaaattttaaataaaattattaaattattctgtaacaaatataaaaatgtattaaataaatataaagaaataaaaaagaaattttactaaaactttcTAGTAACTATTTTTAgatatgattaaaataatttaacaacttggcactactttatgcggatgtacaccttacTGCACATAAAgacttgtttagagcatgatagttaCAATAGACTTAGTGGGTGATGGTTGAGAGTTATATtagttaatttagataactgGCTAAGACCATTCATATTAGTGTAATtcgtttactgggctaccaattagtacctttctaccataatggggctggaatgctaactcaagaggtaagtttatttaacttatttaccGGAAAtggtatttctttatttttctttttcaattattttttcttcttcttcacttTGAATGGCAGTCAActcccacaactgtctgtagaaagtgaagggtgatatagatgtggggcgttgtggacttgagcacccacatctcgctcttctaattACTATACTATTATTTCTATTGccgtttctttactttattttgtctttatgtaaGACTTGTaaatggaggttaaaactgatagactatgtatccccatcgcaatgtgggtcctacttccggagtcacctccaaaacctagaatacattttaCGTCCCATATTATATCTTGTAGTCTTGGATCATTTCAACTAgtgcagtttttattttttaatatatttttgtatcagcttgttataacaaactaatatatatacatgtatacttttgtttgcttgtttttaattgagTACGTTGAATTACTGTTACCATGCACCacttataaagtttttataatacTGCTTTTTCGACTGGCGGACAAAAATATTAGTTAAGATAAATGTGCAATTGTAATTcatgtatttgtgtttatttctttaacaaatataTGTCTTACAAGCTTGTAAATTCCTAAAGAttcttacaaaattttaattttgttatacttattttcatttaagtACCAACTGCTCTGGCTATGGAACAAGATGTTTATCCCCCATCTCACGACTTAAATCCACTTGAAAAAGATTCCATATTGCCAGTAGTTGATGAGAATAAAGACAAGCATTTGTCAACTGCATCTGATGAACCCGTAAGACCTGAAGACCAAGAAGAGACTAATTTATCTGATCATACTGATGAAATTCATATTATGAACCCTAAAAATGAAGAGGGATATAAAGTAATACAGTATGAAGAGGAGAAGAAACCTCATGCAGTTGTGGAAATCTCCAACGTGAGTATGATGAATAGAACTACTGAGTCAGTTCCATTCGtacaacatgaaaataaagaAGACGATTTCAAAGATGGCAGGCTGGACTTTAACAGTTTTAATGATACACATAATGCTAGTGTGATTGGAGACAACCGTAATAACCACAATCAAGCTATTCCCCAAGTGTACCACAAAAACAACTATTCTTTTTTGTTAACCCAAACGATTCGATCTCAAGATACAGGTGATACAGATTTTACTAAGGTCTCAGTTTCAGGGGTGAACGGTTTGAAAGGTGATTCTTTTGGAGAGGGACCAGAAGATGAGGCACAAATAATCTTTCCTGATAACTCTAATGATTCTTCGGCAAACTTTGTGGATAAAAGTACTAATTTCAGACCGCTTTACAATTCTACTGTGGTGTCAGTAGAAGTATTAGTAACGTCTCAGCCACAAACTCTCGAAGATATAATTATCCAGCATAAGAAAGATACACTGGAAGAAAATAAAGAGTTAGAAGAATCAACCAAACTGCCAGGTCATCAGTATGTCAACGTCTACCCTCTAAGTTCTCAGGAAGATGACGCTACAGTAAAGCCTGGAGCATCAGGGGTAGGTCATCATGAAATATTTGAtgatgaaatattgaaatatatatatcggGAAGAAAGTAATTTGAATGTAGAAGATGGTGCACAAAACATTAATGGGGCAGAACAAAGTGGCCTAACCTCTTCTTCTTTGGAGTCTAGAATTACCATATCCAGTCAGAGTAGTCAGATTAGTTCAACACATACACTAGAACCTACAATATCGGAAATTAAGGAGAAGCTGCTAAACTTTAATCAAGATAATAATGAAAATGACAACAGTGATGAAGATTATCCTTTAGATCTGAACGAATATGTAACAAGTGatgttataaaagttaatattttacagAATCAAACAAGTGATGATGAAAATAATGAGTTATGGGAAACAGTCACATTTGAATCTGAGCAAGAAAATGGTCGAAATAAAGAAAGCACGAATCAAGACGAAAACGAAGAGAGCGCATTTAGTGATGATAGTGCATTTTCACCAGGAAATATACGTGGCAAAGACAAccacactgaaaacaaaacaataaaactaaaaactgagTTAAAGAGAAAATTAGTGGATGTAGTAATAGGACGACCACGTCTCTCTAGTTCCacatgttaaagaaaatactatgaatgaaacacaaaacatttgtgATCAAAACACAACTAATGATTGTAAATAAAGGCTAGATAATAACCCGCAGTTACCAGAAAAACATTATCAAAGTGAAACTAAAACGGAGAAACGTGATTTAAATATGAAATCAGGAAATTACCTAATTTTTTCCAACGACATTCGTCAAAATGGAACTAAAACAGAAGAACAAGACGTATTCATCAACTCAAGAAATAACCCACTGTTCACCAAAGAAGTTGATCAAAATCAAACTAAAACATAAGCACAAGATGCAAATATCAACTCAAACAATAACCCAATAATTCCTGAAGAGGTTCGTCAAAATGAAGATACAATAGAAGAAGATGATGTATTTATCAATTCAGAAAACAATCCAATAACTCCTGAAAAATGTGAACTACACGGAACTCAAGCTGAGGAAAAAGATGCAAATATCAAcccaaagaaaaataacaattctcAGCCTATTACTACACAAGTTGCTAAAATAGATATGTTTACATTATCCTCATCAGTTAACGAAAAGAAGCAAACGTTTTTAGAAAATGTATAACAGTACAGTAGTTTAACTAAGCAAACAACGTTTTTCCGTGAGGAAGGAAATGAAACCAAACACTCAACAGATCGCGAAGAAGAAACAACATGGTCAGAAAATCAAGATATTGTGAATTTTCCCCAAGTATTTCCCGTGTATAAAGACGTAACAAATGACAGTATTGCTTCTGAAACTTCGTACAGTGTGAATCTAGACATTCTATATGAGAAAACAACAGAAATCATGAATGACCACGACGACAGCAGTTCAGCCACGTAATTCAGAGCAGCAAGCCTCACTTTTGCACAAAATTGACAAGGTCGTCTAACATAAACCAATCTATTCCTATCCGATAGAAAGGTAAAAAAATGGAATTGGTCAAGTGATGttaaagttgaaattattttggtAACAGATACGATGTAGATGTAATAAAAATTTGCGATCATTTACCTACAAAAACACATATCATGAgttgataaattatattacactAAAACTATAAACAGTTTAGCTCAAAATGATTCAAACTTGCTATTAATCAAACCCAATTCGTGGCGCACTCAAAGTTTTTAGGCCGTTATTTTGTTTAATCGTAACATCCATTTGATTGGTCTATTCTTCAGTTCCAAATCAACTGTTATTATCGAAATTTCTCTTTGAATGCTCTGTATTCCAACTCTAAGTTAACATTTCCGTAACTAACAGGAATGGCTTTTTCAAAAACAACAGATGGTCAGTGTACATGACATTAGACACTGACtgcaattaaaaattataaaaactgagAGTACACATATGTTTGTCAATCACGTTAAGTACTGgcaaaaaacagaaaattcattttcttttcagGCCCgccatggcctggtgggttaaggcgttcgatgcataatatgagggttgcgggttcgaatccccatcgcaccaaacatactcgcccttttagccgtgtgccgttataatgtgacagtaaatcccactattcgttggtaaaagagtagccaaagagttggcggtgggtggtgatgactagctgtcttctatctagtcttagactgcca of the Tachypleus tridentatus isolate NWPU-2018 chromosome 13, ASM421037v1, whole genome shotgun sequence genome contains:
- the LOC143238319 gene encoding uncharacterized protein LOC143238319 isoform X1 → MLLRSVITQTRISPPERVSPMRSLLIQWHLLLFYWLQSNQFRDISATSEGNQQSKYYVVNETACIVDDLVYQKGDTIPTGRECESCKCMPPGFACKWERCQHKLGCRAIRQENDCCPKYHCGCEHNGLFYNDGDRIAIDKSPCYRCYCNGSSIHCSLINCNFRFDCEPKYVDAECCPRYDHCSSVLPTALAMEQDVYPPSHDLNPLEKDSILPVVDENKDKHLSTASDEPVRPEDQEETNLSDHTDEIHIMNPKNEEGYKVIQYEEEKKPHAVVEISNVSMMNRTTESVPFVQHENKEDDFKDGRLDFNSFNDTHNASVIGDNRNNHNQAIPQVYHKNNYSFLLTQTIRSQDTGDTDFTKVSVSGVNGLKGDSFGEGPEDEAQIIFPDNSNDSSANFVDKSTNFRPLYNSTVVSVEVLVTSQPQTLEDIIIQHKKDTLEENKELEESTKLPGHQYVNVYPLSSQEDDATVKPGASGVGHHEIFDDEILKYIYREESNLNVEDGAQNINGAEQSGLTSSSLESRITISSQSSQISSTHTLEPTISEIKEKLLNFNQDNNENDNSDEDYPLDLNEYVTSDVIKVNILQNQTSDDENNELWETVTFESEQENGRNKESTNQDENEESAFSDDSAFSPGNIRGKDNHTENKTIKLKTELKRKLVDVVIGRPRLSSSTC
- the LOC143238319 gene encoding uncharacterized protein LOC143238319 isoform X2, with amino-acid sequence MRSLLIQWHLLLFYWLQSNQFRDISATSEGNQQSKYYVVNETACIVDDLVYQKGDTIPTGRECESCKCMPPGFACKWERCQHKLGCRAIRQENDCCPKYHCGCEHNGLFYNDGDRIAIDKSPCYRCYCNGSSIHCSLINCNFRFDCEPKYVDAECCPRYDHCSSVLPTALAMEQDVYPPSHDLNPLEKDSILPVVDENKDKHLSTASDEPVRPEDQEETNLSDHTDEIHIMNPKNEEGYKVIQYEEEKKPHAVVEISNVSMMNRTTESVPFVQHENKEDDFKDGRLDFNSFNDTHNASVIGDNRNNHNQAIPQVYHKNNYSFLLTQTIRSQDTGDTDFTKVSVSGVNGLKGDSFGEGPEDEAQIIFPDNSNDSSANFVDKSTNFRPLYNSTVVSVEVLVTSQPQTLEDIIIQHKKDTLEENKELEESTKLPGHQYVNVYPLSSQEDDATVKPGASGVGHHEIFDDEILKYIYREESNLNVEDGAQNINGAEQSGLTSSSLESRITISSQSSQISSTHTLEPTISEIKEKLLNFNQDNNENDNSDEDYPLDLNEYVTSDVIKVNILQNQTSDDENNELWETVTFESEQENGRNKESTNQDENEESAFSDDSAFSPGNIRGKDNHTENKTIKLKTELKRKLVDVVIGRPRLSSSTC